CCACTCCCTCCTCTGGCATCAGACAGGCTTCCAGCTCCTTCAGATGCTGATGGAGGCCAGTGCAGAACTGGTCCAGGAGGGTCTGATTCCAAGCCTCAGATGAGTCGTTTGTGCTGAAGAGGTTGAAGGTCTGCTGGATCAGCTCATGGAGGACAGAGATGGCTTGAGCCTTCTGGAGCTGCTTGTCACACAACTCCTCCTGGGGAAATCTGAAGTCACTCCTGTCCTTCaggcaggagaaaggagagattcTCCTCATTTGTACCAGGGGAGTCAAGGCCCTCCTGTTGCCCAAGCTGTGGGACTGAGGCAG
This region of Nycticebus coucang isolate mNycCou1 chromosome 2, mNycCou1.pri, whole genome shotgun sequence genomic DNA includes:
- the LOC128567228 gene encoding interferon alpha-10-like, which codes for MALPFSVLMALVVLSGTSICSLGCDLPQSHSLGNRRALTPLVQMRRISPFSCLKDRSDFRFPQEELCDKQLQKAQAISVLHELIQQTFNLFSTNDSSEAWNQTLLDQFCTGLHQHLKELEACLMPEEGVEETAPMNQDSMLAVRSYFQRIALYLKEKKYSPCAWEIIRAEILRSFSSTTSLQERLRREE